From a region of the Neobacillus niacini genome:
- a CDS encoding SDR family NAD(P)-dependent oxidoreductase: MTKVVMITGASKGLGRALTLAFAKEGARLAICSRTSKGLSKVQEEAEAFGAEVLAVTADISLTRDVERFVAMTEEAFGQIDILINNASILGPSPIPLLLDYPEEDFAEVLRVNSISPFLVTRRVIPGMLQRNQGSIINVTSEAGHVGYAGWGAYGISKFAVEGLTETWADELSETKVRVNMVDPGEMDTDMHRLAVPDCDYPLAKPEDVVNVFLYLASDKSLGVTGQRFEAQEFTGEGL; encoded by the coding sequence ATGACAAAAGTGGTTATGATTACGGGTGCCTCTAAAGGTTTAGGCAGAGCTTTAACACTAGCATTTGCAAAAGAAGGAGCGCGGTTAGCGATTTGTTCGAGAACATCGAAAGGCTTGTCAAAAGTTCAGGAAGAGGCAGAAGCATTTGGTGCAGAAGTACTCGCTGTAACAGCGGATATCTCACTTACTAGAGATGTAGAACGGTTTGTCGCTATGACTGAGGAGGCATTTGGTCAAATTGATATTCTCATAAACAATGCTTCGATTCTCGGACCAAGTCCAATACCATTATTGCTAGACTATCCAGAAGAGGATTTTGCTGAAGTGTTACGAGTTAATTCCATCTCCCCATTCCTCGTAACCAGAAGAGTAATACCTGGAATGCTGCAACGCAATCAAGGCTCTATTATTAATGTAACCTCAGAAGCAGGGCATGTGGGTTATGCAGGCTGGGGTGCATACGGTATTTCTAAATTTGCTGTCGAGGGTCTAACTGAAACCTGGGCAGACGAGTTAAGCGAAACGAAAGTGCGAGTAAATATGGTGGATCCGGGTGAAATGGATACAGACATGCACCGATTAGCGGTTCCTGACTGTGATTATCCATTAGCAAAACCAGAAGATGTCGTTAACGTGTTTTTATATCTAGCTTCAGATAAGTCACTCGGAGTAACAGGTCAGCGGTTTGAAGCTCAAGAGTTTACAGGGGAGGGATTGTAA